The sequence TCCAACGAGGAGATGCTCGCCAAGCTGCAGGCCGGCGGCAGCGGCTGGGACGTCTTCGTGCCGACCAACTACACCATCAGCACCTACGTGAAGCTCGGCCTGATCGAGCCGCTGGACCTCTCGCGCATCCCCAACTTCGATGCCAAGGACTTCCAGGAACGCTTCATGGCCCAGGGCACGGTGGACGGCAAGGTCTACGCCGTGCCGAAGAACTGGGGCACCACCGGCATCGTCTATGACGCCAGCCACATCAAGGGCAGCCCGGACTCCTGGAAGCAGTTCTGGGACCTGACCCTGACCAGCGCCTCGGGCCGCACCATCGTCCACGACTACCAGCTCACCGCCATCGGCAACGCGCTGAAGTACTACGGCTACAGCTTCAACTCGCTGGACCCGAAGGAACTCGCCGAGGCCGAGAAGCTGCTGATCCAGGCCAAGCCGCACCTGTTCGCCATCAACTCCGACATCCAGCCCTCGCTGCGCAACGGCGATGCCTGGATGGCCATGGCCTGGACCGGCGACGCCTCGCAGCTGCACCGCGACAACAAGGACATGACCTTCGTGCTGGGCAAGGAAGGCGGCGAAATCTGGAGCGACTTCTTCGCCATTCCCAAGGGCTCCGAGCACAAGG is a genomic window of Pseudomonas knackmussii B13 containing:
- a CDS encoding ABC transporter substrate-binding protein — its product is MDKKSFIKTMRSWENGSITRREFLGRTGLGLAAAVVAANTPGLLLGKAYAGEGSNLGDRVTLATWPNYHNPENFDAFAKATGARVQMNVFGSNEEMLAKLQAGGSGWDVFVPTNYTISTYVKLGLIEPLDLSRIPNFDAKDFQERFMAQGTVDGKVYAVPKNWGTTGIVYDASHIKGSPDSWKQFWDLTLTSASGRTIVHDYQLTAIGNALKYYGYSFNSLDPKELAEAEKLLIQAKPHLFAINSDIQPSLRNGDAWMAMAWTGDASQLHRDNKDMTFVLGKEGGEIWSDFFAIPKGSEHKDAAYAFINYLLDPQHNKLEVEAHGYPSGDSRVDALLPKAMLDDPIMYPAAERLSPLEFGAAATLTSPARAELMARFKAA